The following proteins are encoded in a genomic region of Flammeovirga pectinis:
- a CDS encoding YceI family protein has translation MKQNLNILFAFLFLIGMISCGEQKSSTEHQEEGHSHDHGHSHKHDEVKLSDGTYKVDTQKSFIKWTGKKVTGEHFGKMMLKEGAVIIKNGTVAKGSSFDMDVTTLTVDDIPVDDSMNAKLKGHLHSADFFNAAEFPFVNFAVTKVENGEHSGELKVTGNLTIKGITNSITFPAQLMSHDGTMHAIADITFDRTKFEIKYGSGSFFEGLGDKTISDDVELELQLFAKK, from the coding sequence ATGAAACAAAATTTAAACATCCTATTCGCCTTTTTATTCTTAATTGGAATGATTTCTTGTGGCGAACAAAAATCGAGTACTGAGCACCAAGAAGAAGGCCATAGCCACGATCATGGACACAGTCATAAACATGATGAAGTAAAATTGAGTGATGGTACTTACAAAGTTGACACGCAAAAAAGCTTTATAAAATGGACTGGTAAAAAAGTGACTGGTGAACATTTTGGTAAAATGATGCTTAAAGAAGGTGCTGTAATTATTAAAAACGGTACTGTAGCAAAAGGTAGTTCTTTTGATATGGATGTTACTACACTTACAGTAGATGATATTCCTGTAGACGATAGCATGAATGCTAAATTGAAAGGTCATTTACACAGTGCTGATTTCTTTAACGCTGCTGAGTTTCCATTTGTAAATTTTGCAGTTACGAAAGTAGAAAATGGTGAACATTCTGGAGAACTTAAAGTTACTGGTAACTTAACTATTAAAGGAATCACTAATTCAATCACTTTCCCTGCTCAATTAATGTCGCATGATGGCACTATGCATGCAATCGCTGATATTACTTTTGATAGAACTAAATTTGAAATTAAATATGGATCTGGATCTTTCTTTGAAGGTTTAGGTGACAAAACAATTTCTGATGATGTAGAACTTGAATTACAGCTTTTTGCAAAGAAGTAG
- a CDS encoding DUF1523 family protein: protein MKKYLYIAIAVVVFFFICWIFPKVNRRTVTATVNKTERIRGSVKQGEQHNDKYLIYALDANNKPHTFQNTDTWIWFKFNSSDVYAEIQDGKKYDFSIVGFRIPFLSMYPNIISVSKPE from the coding sequence ATGAAAAAATATCTTTATATTGCCATTGCAGTTGTTGTTTTCTTTTTTATCTGCTGGATTTTCCCAAAAGTTAATAGAAGAACAGTTACTGCAACTGTAAATAAAACGGAACGTATTAGAGGTTCTGTAAAACAAGGTGAACAACACAACGATAAGTATCTAATTTATGCATTAGATGCCAATAACAAGCCTCATACCTTTCAAAACACAGATACTTGGATTTGGTTCAAGTTTAATTCTTCTGATGTTTATGCTGAAATTCAAGATGGCAAAAAATATGATTTTAGTATTGTTGGTTTTAGAATTCCATTTCTATCCATGTATCCTAACATTATTTCGGTTAGTAAACCCGAGTAA